From the Nocardiopsis changdeensis genome, one window contains:
- a CDS encoding EamA family transporter, with product MGTPTTPKAPFSLRTAADAVPPVWLVLIGIVSVQTGAGVAKNLFEVLPPAAVVWLRLLTAAVLLGLVVRPAWKAYTRGDWLVVIGYGVALATMNFFIYQAFARIPLGIAVTIEYLGPLAIAVLGSRRRVDLLWAGLAGLGVAALGLESGSLDPLGILFAALAAVSWAGYILLSAATGRRFDGASGLAIAGVVGALLMAPAGIAQGGAALLDWRVLLFGLAVGVLSSVVPYTLELNALRRMPPRVFGVLMSLQPAAAALVGLVLLGEMLTVWQWLAVGCVILASAGSTRTSASSGTAEQSP from the coding sequence ATGGGCACCCCGACCACACCGAAGGCACCGTTCTCCCTGCGCACCGCGGCGGACGCGGTGCCGCCCGTCTGGCTGGTGCTCATCGGCATCGTCTCGGTGCAGACCGGCGCCGGGGTGGCCAAGAACCTGTTCGAGGTGCTGCCGCCCGCCGCCGTGGTCTGGCTGCGGCTGCTGACCGCCGCCGTGCTGCTCGGCCTGGTGGTGCGCCCCGCCTGGAAGGCGTACACGCGCGGCGACTGGCTGGTGGTGATCGGCTACGGCGTGGCGCTGGCCACGATGAACTTCTTCATCTACCAGGCGTTCGCGCGCATCCCCCTGGGCATCGCGGTGACCATCGAGTACCTGGGCCCGCTGGCGATCGCGGTTCTGGGCTCGCGCCGCCGCGTCGACCTGCTGTGGGCGGGCCTGGCCGGGCTGGGCGTGGCGGCCCTGGGCCTGGAGTCGGGCTCCCTCGACCCGCTCGGCATCCTGTTCGCGGCGCTGGCCGCGGTGTCGTGGGCCGGGTACATCCTGCTCAGCGCCGCCACCGGCCGGCGGTTCGACGGGGCGTCGGGGCTGGCGATCGCCGGCGTGGTGGGCGCGCTGCTGATGGCCCCGGCGGGCATCGCCCAGGGCGGGGCCGCGCTGCTGGACTGGCGGGTGCTGCTGTTCGGCCTGGCGGTGGGCGTGCTCTCGTCGGTGGTCCCCTACACCCTGGAGCTCAACGCCCTGCGCCGGATGCCGCCGCGGGTGTTCGGCGTGCTGATGAGCCTGCAGCCGGCCGCCGCCGCCCTGGTCGGCCTGGTCCTGCTGGGCGAGATGCTCACCGTCTGGCAGTGGCTGGCGGTGGGCTGCGTCATCCTCGCCAGCGCGGGCTCCACCCGCACCTCCGCCTCCTCCGGAACCGCCGAGCAGTCGCCGTAG